From Nguyenibacter vanlangensis, one genomic window encodes:
- a CDS encoding heme lyase CcmF/NrfE family subunit encodes MNPELGNFALALACCLAGGQAVLPLVGAQRRDARLMALAPALAVGQLLALGFSFACLVDAAISDDFSVQNVAANSAVAKPLLYKITGVWGNHEGSILLWALILGICGGAVALFGRNLPSALRARVIAVLGGVSAGFQLFCLTTSNPFDRVWPAPLDGQGMNPLLQDPGLAFHPPILYTGYVGFAVPFAFAVAALIEGRVDAAWGRWVRPWAVAAWCFLTCGIALGSWWSYYVLGWGGYWFWDPVENASLIPWLTGTALVHSAIVVEKREALKIWTVLLAIGTFSFSLSGTFLVRSGILNSVHAFANDPARGVFILGLLALVIGGSLLLFAVRAPSLVAGGLFAPVSREGLLVVNNILLCSICAVVLTGTMYPPFMSLLFGRTISVGKPFFDATTVPLTIPLLAFMGFGPMMPWKRAQLWPVLRRLWWAGVAMLAAFVLLAWRIGDVLPLLAATGAVWVIAASVADIAERIRLFRLPPAASLQRARLLPRAALGAALAHAGVGVSVLGLAAMSQAQHRIVEVRVGQTEMLAGDAWTLTAVRAAPGPNYTALIATIEVRHAGRLVTVLHPSKRTFASQNQTTTEVSIHTNLMSDLYGVLGDRHGSDADPTYVLRLHYNPLAPWMWLGGLIMALGGALSLSDRRVRVGAPRRAAAPAMVAAQ; translated from the coding sequence ATGAATCCGGAACTGGGAAATTTCGCGCTGGCGCTGGCCTGCTGCCTGGCGGGCGGCCAGGCGGTGCTGCCGCTGGTGGGAGCGCAGCGGCGCGATGCGCGGCTGATGGCGCTGGCGCCCGCGCTGGCGGTAGGGCAGTTGCTGGCGCTGGGCTTTTCCTTCGCCTGCCTGGTCGATGCGGCGATCAGCGACGATTTTTCGGTGCAGAACGTGGCGGCCAACAGCGCGGTCGCCAAGCCGCTGCTGTACAAGATTACCGGCGTGTGGGGGAACCATGAGGGGTCGATCCTGCTCTGGGCCCTGATCCTGGGGATCTGCGGCGGGGCGGTCGCCCTGTTCGGGCGCAACCTGCCGTCGGCCCTGCGGGCGCGGGTGATCGCGGTGCTGGGCGGGGTGTCGGCGGGGTTCCAGCTTTTCTGCCTGACGACGTCCAATCCGTTCGACCGGGTCTGGCCGGCGCCGCTGGACGGCCAGGGGATGAACCCGCTGCTGCAGGACCCCGGCCTGGCGTTCCATCCGCCGATTCTCTACACCGGCTATGTCGGGTTCGCCGTGCCCTTCGCCTTCGCCGTCGCGGCCCTGATCGAGGGGCGGGTGGATGCCGCGTGGGGACGCTGGGTGCGGCCCTGGGCGGTGGCGGCCTGGTGCTTCCTGACCTGCGGCATCGCGCTGGGGTCGTGGTGGTCGTACTACGTGCTGGGCTGGGGCGGGTACTGGTTCTGGGACCCGGTGGAGAACGCGTCGCTGATCCCGTGGCTGACGGGCACCGCGCTGGTGCATTCGGCCATCGTGGTCGAGAAGCGCGAGGCGCTGAAGATCTGGACCGTGCTGCTGGCGATCGGCACCTTCTCGTTCTCGCTGTCCGGCACGTTCCTGGTGCGGTCGGGCATCCTGAATTCGGTCCATGCCTTTGCCAACGACCCGGCGCGCGGGGTGTTCATCCTGGGGCTGCTGGCGCTGGTGATCGGCGGGTCGCTGCTGCTGTTCGCCGTGCGGGCGCCGTCGCTGGTCGCGGGCGGGCTGTTCGCCCCCGTCTCGCGCGAGGGGCTGCTGGTGGTGAACAACATCCTGCTCTGCTCGATCTGCGCGGTGGTGCTGACGGGGACGATGTATCCGCCCTTCATGTCGCTGCTGTTCGGCAGGACGATTTCGGTCGGCAAGCCGTTCTTCGACGCCACGACGGTGCCGCTGACGATCCCGCTTCTGGCCTTCATGGGGTTCGGCCCGATGATGCCGTGGAAGCGCGCGCAGCTCTGGCCGGTCCTGCGGCGGCTGTGGTGGGCGGGCGTGGCGATGCTGGCCGCGTTCGTCCTGCTGGCCTGGCGGATCGGCGACGTGCTGCCGCTGCTGGCCGCCACGGGGGCGGTGTGGGTGATCGCTGCCAGCGTCGCCGACATCGCCGAGCGCATCCGGCTGTTCCGCCTGCCGCCGGCGGCCAGCCTGCAGCGCGCGCGGCTGCTGCCGCGGGCGGCGCTGGGCGCGGCGCTGGCCCATGCGGGGGTCGGGGTCAGCGTGCTGGGGCTGGCGGCGATGTCGCAGGCGCAGCACAGGATCGTGGAAGTGCGGGTGGGCCAGACCGAGATGCTGGCGGGCGATGCCTGGACCCTGACGGCGGTGCGGGCCGCGCCGGGACCGAACTATACGGCGCTGATCGCGACCATCGAGGTACGGCATGCCGGCCGGCTGGTGACGGTGCTGCATCCGTCCAAGCGGACTTTCGCCAGCCAGAACCAGACGACCACCGAAGTGTCGATCCATACCAACCTGATGTCCGACCTGTACGGCGTGCTGGGCGACCGGCATGGCAGCGATGCCGATCCGACCTATGTGCTGCGGCTGCATTACAACCCGCTGGCGCCGTGGATGTGGCTGGGCGGGTTGATCATGGCGCTGGGCGGGGCGCTGTCGCTGTCGGACCGCCGGGTCCGCGTCGGCGCGCCGCGCCGCGCCGCCGCCCCCGCGATGGTGGCCGCGCAATGA
- a CDS encoding heme ABC transporter permease, with protein sequence MNATQSLTARTGNFFHRYANPGRFLRLGARLQPWLTWPALALSAAGIVWGLFFSPADWQQGDSVRIMYVHVPAAWLASSGYMALAVCSLLSLVWRHPLADLAAVEIGPVGAAVTAVCLATGSLWGKPMWGAWWVWDARLTSVLVLFFLYLGHIALIRAFDEPQRGYRAAAILGLAGAIDLPIIKFSVQWWNTLHQPDSITLTGAPTMSLAMLWPLLVCTLGFTLGFAAIVVARLRAAVMESRVRAALASRRGRSNMPESDMPESGTPGRVDLDGAMA encoded by the coding sequence TTGAACGCCACGCAGAGCCTGACCGCACGCACGGGCAATTTCTTCCATCGCTATGCCAATCCGGGGCGGTTTCTCCGGCTGGGCGCGCGCCTGCAGCCCTGGCTGACCTGGCCGGCGCTGGCGCTGTCGGCGGCCGGCATCGTCTGGGGGCTGTTCTTCTCGCCCGCCGACTGGCAGCAGGGCGACAGCGTGCGCATCATGTACGTGCATGTGCCGGCGGCGTGGCTGGCCTCGTCGGGCTATATGGCGCTGGCGGTCTGTTCGCTGCTGTCGCTGGTGTGGCGCCACCCGCTGGCGGACCTGGCGGCGGTGGAGATCGGGCCGGTGGGCGCCGCGGTGACCGCCGTCTGCCTGGCCACCGGGTCGTTGTGGGGCAAGCCGATGTGGGGCGCCTGGTGGGTATGGGATGCCCGCCTGACCTCGGTGCTGGTGCTGTTTTTCCTGTATCTGGGCCATATCGCGCTGATCCGCGCGTTCGACGAGCCGCAGCGCGGCTATCGCGCGGCGGCGATCCTGGGCCTGGCGGGCGCGATCGACCTGCCGATCATCAAATTCAGCGTGCAATGGTGGAACACGCTGCACCAGCCCGACAGCATTACCCTGACCGGCGCGCCGACCATGTCGCTGGCGATGCTGTGGCCGCTGCTGGTCTGCACGCTGGGCTTTACGCTGGGATTCGCCGCCATCGTGGTGGCGCGGCTGCGCGCCGCGGTGATGGAAAGCCGCGTGCGCGCTGCCCTGGCCAGCCGCCGCGGCCGGAGCAACATGCCAGAGAGCGACATGCCGGAGAGCGGCACGCCCGGCCGGGTAGACCTGGACGGAGCGATGGCATGA
- the ccmE gene encoding cytochrome c maturation protein CcmE translates to MTRKSRRLWLVGACLVGLGTATALTLNAFSSNIVFFMAPSQVRVRPPPPDRTIRLGGMVVAGSVRRQTVRDTPVALFDVTDGQAAVTVRYEGILPDLFREGQSVVAVGSVARDGSFRASEVLAKHDETYMPKEVAEALRRSGKWDPRYGRPPDAASWNGMTVSDARKDDAPRPHGS, encoded by the coding sequence ATGACCCGCAAGAGCCGGCGGCTGTGGCTGGTGGGCGCCTGCCTGGTCGGGCTGGGGACGGCGACCGCGCTGACCCTGAACGCGTTTTCGTCCAATATCGTCTTCTTCATGGCGCCGTCGCAGGTGCGTGTCCGCCCGCCGCCGCCCGACCGGACGATCCGGCTGGGCGGCATGGTGGTGGCGGGGTCGGTGCGGCGCCAGACGGTGCGCGACACGCCGGTCGCGCTGTTCGACGTGACCGACGGGCAGGCGGCGGTGACCGTGCGCTATGAAGGCATCCTGCCCGATCTGTTCCGCGAGGGGCAGAGCGTGGTGGCGGTGGGCAGCGTGGCGCGCGACGGGTCGTTCCGCGCCAGCGAGGTACTGGCCAAGCACGACGAGACCTATATGCCCAAGGAAGTCGCCGAGGCCCTGCGCCGCAGCGGCAAATGGGACCCGCGCTATGGCCGGCCGCCCGACGCGGCAAGCTGGAACGGCATGACCGTGAGCGACGCGCGCAAGGACGACGCGCCGCGGCCGCATGGAAGCTGA
- a CDS encoding redoxin domain-containing protein, whose amino-acid sequence MSGAAEGAGIARRRLLMAAPLAGAGLAGVAFWRMLSGMSRGSFDPHDIHAPVLNRPVPDFALPDQAPGQGFGAADLRALTAPVLVNFFASWCIPCVAEMPALNLLKARLPIWGIAYKDKPEDAAGFVRRAGNPYTRIASDLPGLTAIDWGVSGVPESYLIGPGGVIRWHNAAALDDGTIRDTLLPLAAGLRR is encoded by the coding sequence ATGAGCGGCGCGGCGGAAGGGGCCGGGATCGCGCGGCGGCGGCTGCTGATGGCGGCGCCGCTGGCCGGGGCCGGCCTGGCCGGCGTCGCGTTCTGGCGCATGCTGTCGGGTATGAGCCGGGGCTCGTTCGATCCGCACGACATCCACGCGCCGGTGCTGAACCGGCCGGTGCCGGATTTCGCCCTGCCCGACCAGGCGCCGGGCCAGGGTTTCGGGGCGGCCGACCTGCGCGCCCTGACGGCGCCGGTGCTGGTGAATTTCTTTGCGTCCTGGTGCATTCCCTGTGTCGCGGAGATGCCCGCGCTGAACCTGCTGAAGGCGCGGCTGCCGATCTGGGGCATCGCGTACAAGGACAAGCCCGAGGATGCGGCAGGTTTCGTGCGCCGGGCCGGCAATCCCTATACGCGGATCGCCAGCGACCTGCCGGGCCTGACGGCCATCGATTGGGGGGTGTCGGGGGTACCGGAATCCTATCTGATCGGGCCGGGCGGGGTGATCCGCTGGCATAACGCGGCGGCGCTGGATGACGGGACGATCCGCGACACGCTGCTGCCGCTGGCCGCCGGGCTGCGCCGATGA
- a CDS encoding EVE domain-containing protein, with protein sequence MAYWLVKSEPDAFSWDQQVANKVEPWTGVRNYQARRNMMDMRLGDRAFFYHSNIGKEIVGVVEIVREAYPDPTSGESASPESASAGSASAKSATKGGGWICVDVRAVGPMPRPVTLAAIKADPALADLALVRQSRLSVVPVSDAHWAHLCRMGGWTAG encoded by the coding sequence ATGGCATATTGGCTGGTCAAGTCCGAGCCCGACGCGTTTTCCTGGGACCAGCAGGTCGCCAACAAGGTCGAGCCCTGGACCGGCGTGCGCAATTACCAGGCCAGGCGCAACATGATGGACATGCGCCTGGGCGATCGCGCCTTCTTCTATCATTCGAATATCGGCAAGGAGATCGTGGGCGTGGTGGAAATCGTCCGCGAAGCCTATCCGGACCCCACGTCCGGCGAATCCGCGTCCCCCGAGTCCGCGTCGGCCGGGTCCGCGTCGGCCAAGTCCGCGACCAAGGGCGGCGGCTGGATCTGCGTCGATGTGCGCGCGGTCGGGCCGATGCCCCGCCCCGTCACCCTGGCGGCGATCAAGGCCGATCCGGCGCTGGCCGACCTGGCCCTGGTCCGCCAGTCGCGCCTGTCGGTGGTGCCGGTGTCCGACGCGCACTGGGCGCACCTGTGCCGGATGGGCGGCTGGACCGCCGGCTGA
- a CDS encoding cytochrome c-type biogenesis protein, whose amino-acid sequence MRRLAFALAVLSILSPLAAAAVDDPSEMLPDPRQEARAEAIGSQLRCLVCQNESIEDSSAGLARDLRHVVRQHVLKGETNRQVIDWMVGRYGNFIRLRPPLTVGTALLWAMPVLALLVGGIVAALSFRRRPAPAPLSDAERARLTDLTEAR is encoded by the coding sequence ATGCGCCGGCTGGCGTTCGCCCTGGCCGTCCTGTCCATCCTGTCGCCGCTGGCGGCGGCGGCGGTGGACGATCCGTCGGAGATGCTGCCCGATCCGCGCCAGGAAGCGCGGGCCGAGGCGATCGGGTCGCAACTGCGCTGCCTGGTCTGCCAGAACGAATCCATCGAGGACAGCAGCGCCGGCCTGGCGCGCGACCTGCGCCACGTGGTGCGCCAGCACGTGCTGAAGGGCGAGACGAACCGGCAGGTCATCGACTGGATGGTCGGGCGCTATGGCAATTTCATCCGGCTGCGGCCGCCGCTGACCGTCGGCACGGCGCTGCTGTGGGCCATGCCGGTGCTGGCGCTGCTAGTGGGGGGGATCGTGGCCGCCCTGTCCTTCCGCCGCCGCCCCGCCCCTGCCCCGCTGAGCGATGCCGAGCGGGCGCGGCTGACCGACCTGACTGAAGCGCGCTGA
- a CDS encoding YciI family protein produces the protein MLFAIICTDKPGALDTRMATRPQHLAYLQAYQERILQAGPLLGLDGRPCGSLLLVDVEDRAAAEGFAASDPYAKADVFESVVIRAFRAVFRDGALVE, from the coding sequence ATGCTTTTCGCGATCATCTGCACCGACAAGCCGGGCGCGCTGGACACGCGCATGGCCACCCGGCCGCAGCATCTGGCCTATCTGCAGGCCTATCAGGAGCGCATCCTCCAGGCCGGCCCGCTGCTCGGCCTCGACGGCCGCCCCTGCGGCAGCCTGCTGCTGGTCGATGTCGAGGACCGCGCCGCCGCCGAGGGCTTCGCCGCCAGCGATCCCTACGCCAAGGCCGACGTGTTCGAAAGCGTGGTGATCCGCGCCTTCCGCGCCGTGTTCCGCGACGGCGCGCTGGTGGAATAG